The Kribbella sp. NBC_00662 nucleotide sequence CGTGAGCTTGCCCTGCCACCCGGGGGAGAGCTCCGCCCGGCGGACACGGTGGCCGGCTCGGAGCCCGAAGCGGCTCCGGTCGGACGGACGGCGCCCGAGGACGACCCGGCTCTCTTCGACGAACTGCTGGCGTTGCCGCAGGTGCACCTGATCATCGACGGCTACAACGTGACGAAGACCGCATGGCCGAACTCGCCGCTGCATTCGCAACGTCAGCGACTCGTCACCGCGCTGGGTGCGCTGGTCGCGCAGCGTCGCGTCGAGATCACCGTGGTCTTCGACGGCGCCGAGCTCTCGGGCCCTGTGCAACTGAATCCACCGCGCGGCGTCCGGGTGCGGTTCAGTCCGGCCGGTGTGATCGCCGATGACGTGATCAGGCAACTGGTTCGCGCCGAGCCGCCGGGCCGCCCGGTCGTGGTCGTCTCGACCGACCGCGAAGTTGCCGACAGCATCATCAAACTCGGCGCCCGGGCACTCTCCGCAGCCAGCCTCATCTCACGCATAGCCCGCACCTGACAACAGAAATTGTCGGCGGCCGTCTCTAGCGTCCTTCCTAGCCGGATGCAAGTCCGGGTGCTTCCCCACTTGGAGGATGTTGTGCTGATCGACTGCGACGCCTGTGTGATGAAGGGTCCGGGCTGCCAGGACTGCGTGGTGACGGTGGTGCTCGGATTCGCTGCCGAGCGGTCCGGGAGTCTCCGCATCGACGACGACGAGATGGCCGCGCTGGACGCACTGGCCGATTCGGGCCTGGTGCCACCGTTACGCCTCGTACACGCCGTCAGCAGTGTCGAGCTCGATGCTGCTGCCCAAACCCCTTCCGACGAAGGCGAAACGATCGTTGGGTCGGGATGATCCTTCGTTAATTTTCGATCAAACCCGAGGGGCGAATTGCACTGGTCACGAAACGGTCACTACTGTTACGTCTCGTTGCCTCAGGGTGTCGGCCGCTCCGGCCGACCGGGCAGCGGCAAGCCGAGGGAGTGATCCGGCGGATCCGCGGACGTGAAGTCCGCGGCGAGCCTGGTCAACGGGGACGGCGCGAGCAGAGGAAGGGACCGACCGGGCTGTGTCCATCGGACGCATCAACCGCACCAAGGGAATCGCCCTCGCCGCCATCACCAGCACCGCCGTCGCTGCGGGAGTGATCCTGATTCAGGGAGCGGCCAGCGCCGACCCCGCGCCCACCCTGGAGGAGGCGAAGAAGCAGGTCGCCGAGCTGCAGCACCAGGCCGAGGTGTCCGGTGAGTCGGCGAACGACCTCCGCGGGCAGATCAGCGCCTCCGCCGCGCGCGTGAAGGCCCTGCAGGCCGCGATCGCCAAGCAGCAGGGTCAGGTCGACGGTGTGAAGCGGCAGATCGGATCCCTCGCGGTCGCCGGATACCAGACCTCCGGCATCTCGACGACGGCGCAGCTGCTGCTGTCGACGAACCCGGACCAGTTCCTCAGCCAGGCGTCCACCGCCCAGGCCTTCGCCGGCCAGCAGAACTCCGCGCTGCGTCGCTACCAGGTCGCACAGGGCAAGCTCACCGACCTGCAGGCCAGCGAGCAGACCGAGCTGTCCGCGTTGCAGGCCGTGCAGGCCAAGCAGGACGCGTTCAAGAAGCAACTGCAGACCAACCTCGACAACGCCGAGAAGGTGCTCGACAAGCTCAGCGCCGCGGACCGCAAGCGGATCGAGGAAGAGAACGCCAAGGAGGCGGAGAAGGCTCGCGCCGAGCGCCCGACCCGCGGTGGCGACCGGGAGAGCACCGACCTGCCGAACGTCCCGGCCAGCGGCCGCGCCTCGATCGCGGTCAACGCAGCTCTGTCCCAGCTCGGCGACCCGTACGTGTGGGGTGCCGACGGCCCGAGCTCCTACGACTGCTCCGGCCTGATGATGTACGCCTGGGGCAAGGCCGGCGTCTCGCTGTCGCACTCGTCGAAGGCGCAGACCGGTGAGGGCCGCCCGGTCAGCAAGTCCGACCTGATGCCGGGCGACCTGATCTTCTACTACTCCCCGGTCAGCCACGTCGCGATGTACCTCGGCAACGGCCGGATCGTGCACGCACCGCGCCCGGGCAAGAGCGTCGAGATCGCCCCGATGGACGAGATGCCGTACAACTCCGCGGTGCGCCCGGGCTGACCTGCCCCCTTGACATACTCTGCGGCTCCGGGGATCCCTCCCCGGAGCCGATCTATTTGATGACGTAATGTCGGAGGAGGCCGGGTGTCCCGCCTGACTGGGGCAGGTGAGCAGCGAAGGGCCGAGGTGATCGACGAACAGGGCGATACGGTGCCGCTGCCAGTGATCCCGTCAGCCGGTGACCCAGGGGAGCCGAAAGGCCGCCGGCAGGAGCCGCTCGGCCCGATGAACGGCGGGAACCGGCCGCCGTTCTCACCGATCCTGAAGAAGGTCGCTCTCGGTGTCGCCGTCTGCCTGGTCGCCGGCGCCGGGTACGCCGGTCTCCGGCAGGTCGCCAACGCCCCGGCCGACCCGAACGGTTCGCCGGCGCATTCGCATCCCGCCACCTCGGCGACGCCGGACCAGGCCGAGGCCGGGGTACGGCGGGCCGTGGCCGGCGAGGCCGTCCTGCAGAAGATGACCGACGCCGTCGAGAACGACAACCGCACCGAGTTCCTCGACACCATCGACCCGAAGGCCGTGGACTTCCGGGGCAGTGCCCGGACGATCTTCTCGAACCTGACCACCCTTCCGATCAGCACGTTCCAGTTGCGCTACGTGAGCGACGACCCCGGCGCACTCACCCCGGACCGGCAGACCCAGCTCGGCGGCACCCAGTCGTGGCTGGCCCAGGTCGAGGTCTCCTGGCAACTCTCCGGGTACGACGTGAAGCCGGCCCGCGAGACGCTTCCGGTGACGTTCGTCACCCGCGACGGGACGACGTACGCCGCCTCGTTCTCGGAGCGGTTCGCGGCGGGACAGCGGCGACCGGTCTGGGCGCTCGGCAAGGTCGAGGTGGCCAAGGGCGATCACAGCCTGGTGGTCAGCCTCGACTCGGAGTCGGAGGCGGAGAGCTACGTGCCGGTCGCCGACAAGGCGGTCGAGTCGGTGAGCAAGGTCTGGGGCAAGAACTGGCGGCAGAAGGTGATCGTCTACCTGCCCGCCAAACAGTCCCAGATGGAAGGCATCCTCGGCGCCCAGCCGAACACGTACACCCAGATCGCCGCGGTCACGTTCGCCGAGCTGGACTCGCCGGTCATCGGCGCGCCGGTGCGGATCGTGGCGAACCCGAAGCTGTTCGAGGAGCTCGGCAAGCAGGGCCGCCGGATCGTGCTGACCCACGAGACGACGCACGTCGCGTCGACCGCGACTGCTTCGCCGGTGCCTTTGTGGCTGGCGGAAGGCTTCGCGGACTACGTCGCGTTCACCGCCGTACCTGTCCAGGACGAGTCGGCGGCGAAGGAGTTGTTCAAGGCGGTCCGGGCCGGGAAGGTGCCGACCACGCTGCCGACGCCGGAGGCGTTCGCCGCATCGGCGACCGAGCTGCCGCAGGCCTACGAGTCGGCGTGGCTCGCGTGCCGGCTGATCGCGGAACGTGAAGGACAGGCGAAGCTGGTGAAGTTCTACCGGACCGTGCATGCCTCGAAGAGTTCGACCGGGCTCGCGGACGCGTTCAAGTCGGTCCTCGGGATGACCGAGGCCGAGTTCGTCGCCGAGTGGCAGAAGTATCTCGAGAGGCTCGCCGGTGCCTGAGCCGGCCGGCCGGTCGGCTCCCTGGATCGCCTGCGGCGTACTCGCCGTCGCGCTGGTCTTCACCATCGCCGTCACCACTCCGTGGCACTTGATCGATCTCCCGAAACCCGATGCCACACTCGACTTCACGACCGCCGAGATCGCCCGCCAGAACGCGTTTCGGCACGAGATCCTGCCGTGGTCGACGGCGTCCTGGATCATCTCGATCGTGGTTCCGCTCGTCATCGGCTTCAGCCCGCTCGGCCGACGGCTGTACGACGCGGTGCACGTCCGGCTGTGGTTCGTCGCCGTACCGCTGACGGTCGCCGGCGTCGTCCTGATCACGAGTCTGCTCACCGTCCCGACCGACGTCCTCGCGGAGCGCGTCAGCCTCAAGTACGGCCTCTCGGTGGAGAACTGGCGGTTGTGGGTCTGGGACCGCGGCATCAACTGGGTCATCACCTCGCTCGGGCTCGCGGTCGTCGCCGTCGTCCTGATCGCGTTCGCGAAGATCTGGCAGCACGGCTGGTGGTTGCCTGGGGCAATCGCTGCGGCGCTGCTCGTGCTCGGCGTCTCGTTCGCGTACCCGGTGCTGATCGAGCCGCGGTTCAACCACTTCACCTCGATGCCGGCCGGTGCCCAGCGCAACGAGTTCCTCGCGCTGGCCAAGCAGGACGGCGTGCCGGTGAAGGACGTGCTGGTCGCGGACGCGTCGAAGCGGACGACGGCCCTGAACGCGTACGTTTCCGGCTTCGGCTCGACCCGTCGGCTGGTCGTCTACGACACGCTGCTCAAGGACACCCCGCCGGCGCAGGTCCGGCTCGTCGTCGCGCACGAACTCGGTCACGCGGCCGAGGACGACGTACTGCACGGAACGTTGATCGGTGTGCTCGGTACGGCGTTCGGCATCACGCTGCTGTACTTGTTGCTCGGGCCCCGGATGGCCGATCCGCGCCGGGTCGCGTTCCTGGTCGCGCTGATCGCCGCCGGTACGACGCTGGCGAGTCCGGTGCAGAATCTGGTCAGCCGGAAGATCGAGGCCCGCGCCGACTACCACTCGTTGCGGCTGACGAACGATCCGCAGAACTTCGTCGCGATGCAGCACGACCTGGCCGTACAGAACATCTCCGGTCTCGACCCGAGCCGCTGGCGGTACTGGATGTTCGCCGACCACCCGACCCCGCCGGAGCGGATCGCGATGGGCCGCGCCTGGGGCAGCGAGAACGGCGACCCGGTCCCGCCGCTGGTCAAGCGATGACGGTGCTGGTCGTCACCAACGACTTCCCGCCGCGCCAGGGCGGGATCGAGACCTTCGTCCGGTCCTTGTGCGACGAGCTTCCGGACGTCGTCGTCTACACCTCGCGCGAGCCGGGCGACAGGGCGTACGACGCCGCGCTGCCCTTCCCCGTGATCCGGGACCGTACGTCGATGTTGTTGCCGACGGCACGTACTACGAAGCGGGCCGTCGGACTGCTGCGGGAGTACGACGCGGATCGGGTGCTGTTCGGGGCGGCTGCCCCGCTCGGGTTGATGGGGTCGGCGTTGCGCCGGGCGGGGGCGCGGCGGATCGTGGCGATGACGCACGGGCACGAGACGTGGTGGGCCGGCGTACCGGGCGCTCGGCAGGCGTTGCGGCGGATCGGCGATGCGGCCGACACGCTCACCACGGTGTCGTCGTGGTGCGAGGAGCAGATCATTCCCGCTCTGTCCCCGGCGGCCGCCCAACGCGTCCGGAGGCTCACGCCAGGAGTGGACGCGCGCCGGTTCGCTCCCGGCTGTGGAGGCGAGCAGGTCCGCAAGGGGCTCGGTCTGGAAGGCGTTCCGGTGGTCGTGTGCGTCTCGCGGCTGATCCGCCGCAAGGGACAGGACACGCTGATCAGGTCCTGGCCGCGCGTCCGCGAGTCCGTCCCGGGCGCCACACTGCTCCTGGTCGGCGGCGGGCCGGACCGCGAGTACCTCGAGGAGCTGGCGACGTCGGTCGGAGTGTCGGAGGCGGTGGTGTTCACCGGCCCGGTTCCGTGGGCGGACATCCCGCCGTACATCGATGCTGCCGATGTCTTCGCGATGCCGTGCCGGACAAGGCGTTTCGGGCTCGAGCCGGAGGCGCTGGGGATCGTGACGCTGGAGGCGTCGGCGACCGGGAAGCCGGTTGTCGTGGGAGATTCCGGGGGAGCGGCCGACACCGTCCGGCACGGGGAGACGGGCTACCTGGTCGACCCGTACAACCCGGCCCCGACCGGTGTACGGATCGCCGAGCTTCTCACCGACCAGACCCAGGCCCGGCAGCTGGGCGCGGCCGGTCGGGAGTGGGTACGACGGGATTGGTCGTGGGCCCGCAGCGGCGACGTACTGCGGGAACTCCTGGAGGTCTAGAAACCCCAATCCGCGAACGGTTCGAAGGCCGGCGTGTTCGTGATCCGCTGCAGCTGGGTTCCGTCCTTACGAGCGGTGTAGATGTCTTCCTGCTGGTCGATCGTCAACGACATCACGATTCGGGTCCCGTCCGGCGACCATCCGGGTGCGAAGGCGTAGTAGGCCTTGCCGCCGGCGTCGAGGGTGATCGGAGTCAGCTTGCCATCGCGGAGCCGGATCAGGGACAGCCCGCCTTCCGCGGTCGCGAACAGGATGGTGCGACCGTCGGGCGACCACTTGGCGGATGCCAGCTCGTGTCCTTGTGCAAGGCCGTACGGCGTGAGTTGGCGTAGGTGACGGCCGTCGGTGTCCACCACGAACAACGCGGTGTCCTCACCGCGGAACCGAACGATCACGGCTCTGTCTCCGTCGGGTGAGTAGTCACCCGCGACGTCGGACGCGCCGTACGGGTTCGTCGTCAGCCGGATCGGATGACCACCGTCCGACGAGCGGATGCTGAAGACGCCGGGCTTGTCGCCGCCGAATCCGCACAGGATCCGCTTACCGTCCGGCGACCATGCACCGCAGAACAGGTCGTCCGGCGCGCCTGGTGGTTCGAGCATCCGGAAGCCGGATCCGTCGGGCCGCACGGTCGCCGGCCGGAACGGCAACAGCTCGCCGGCCGCATCGAACCGCAGCAGGTTCGAGATCAGCAACTTGCTGCCGTCCGGTGACCACCGCGCCGACCCGAAGTCCTCGACGAGCTCCGGAATCACCACCTTCCGAACGCCCGAACCATCCGCCCGGGCGACGAACAGGTCCGACCCGCCGGAGTCCAGTTGCCGGCTGAACACGATCCGGCCGCCGTGGCCGGCGGACGGGGCAGCGGACCCACACAGTGCCAGCAGCAACGAGATCGAGAGTGCCAGTGCGCGCTTCATCGGTAGCCTCTTCAGTAGCCGGGGATCTCGAAGGTCTGGATGCGGCTGTCGTGCCGCAGGGTCACCACGACGGTCCCGCCGAGGTGGGTGAAGGCGCCGCGCACTGTCGCGCTCGCTGTCGTGCCGGCCGGAGTGCGTACCGTGAACGTGCCGTCGATGCCATCAGGGGTCCAGGTGGTCGAGCCGGAGACCGAGACATCGCGCGTGAACCGCGCCGCGTCGTACACGAACGGTCTCGGCGAGCTGTCGTCGTACGTCACCGTGCCGCCACGGAGTCCGCCCGCGACGAGGCCGGAGATCGAGGCGATGTGCTGGAGGCCGTCCATGACGGTCTCCGCGGTGACGGTGGCGAGCCGGCGTACGTCGGTCGCGGCCGGTGGACCGGCTGTCTGCCGAGCGGGAGGAGCGGCCGCTGCCGTCAGCGGGAAGCTGCCGGGCATCCACCAGCCCGCGGGCGGGGTCCGAGCGCAGGACGTGTCGCCGACAGCCAGGGTCTCGATGAACCGCTGGAGCAGGACGGTCCCGCACGAGCCCGTGAACCACGTCGCGTGCCCGACCGCCGCCAGCTCGACGTACGTCGACCCGACGAGGACCCGGGACGCGATCCTGCCGGCTTCCGGCGTGATACCGACGTCGTATTCGCCCGTCACGATCAGAGCCGGTACGCCACGAATCTTCGTACCACTGGGGTAGCTCGGCCGGTCCTCCCAGCTCGACGCGATGCATGGCAGCGGCTGGAAGCCCAGATAGCCCTCGTGGTCCCAGGCACTCTTGGAGATCGGTCCGTAGCGCGCCGGCTCGGCCGCGAAGGCTGCTGCGTACTGCTGGTGCCGCCGGGCCGGGCTCGCATCCTTGTCCCACTGCACCGGCTGGTCGACGCAGATCCGGGCGAGCGCGTGGCCGTTGGAGAACTCCCGCGGATCACCGGCATCGAAGCCGTTCGCCTGGTCGACGTCCGCCGCCAGCCGCAGGAGCGGAACGGCATCACCACGCTGGAGCGCCACCGCGGCCTGGGTGATCTCTCCCGGCCCGACGAAGCTGCCGCCGTTGAACGGCATGATGGCGGTCGCGAGCAGGTTCTCGGTCACGGTGATCCGGTGCGGGACGCCGTGCGAGTCGACGCCGACCCCGCTGACCGGCGTACGGCGCAGCCGGTCCGCCAGCCAGGCCAGCGAAGCGGCCGGGTCGGGGTTGGCCGCCGCGCAGGCCGGAGAGCGGCCGCAGACGGCGTTCACGAGAGCGGGGTAGTGCTTCGGCTGATAGGCGTAGAAGGGATCGGTGTCGACGGTCAGCGCCGGTGCGCCGAGGGAGATCGACCGGACGTTCTGCTTCCAGCGCGTCGCGTAGGTGACCATGTCATTGGCGGCGTACGACGCGCCGACCAGATCGATGTCGCCGTACGCCAGCGCGCGCCGGACCTGCTCGAGGTCGTCGGCCACATCCGTTGTGCTGTAGAGATTCGCGGTATCGCCGAGCTGGTCGTGGCACTTGGCCGCCGAGGTGTAGAACGGCCCGCCGTGCTGCCAGTCGGGGCAGTCGATCGCCGCGGACAGACCGACGCCGCGCTGGTCGACGAACACCAGGTCGCGGGTCTCGGCGACCGTCGACAACAGGTCGACGTACCCGTACTTGTCGAACGCGCTGATCGACGCTCCGGGACCGCCCAAGGTGATGAACACTGCGCCGGCCGGTGCGTCGGCCGGACCTGTGTGCGGGAACACCTCGACGTGCAACGGCACCGTGCGGCCGTCGGGATGCCGGCGGTCGAGTGGCACCGGCAGCGTGCCGCAGCGGAACTCCGGATCGTCCGCGCACGGACCGAGCTCGAGTCGATCAGTGCGAAATGGTGTGGGTGCGGCGGGCTGAGTGCCCGTGGCAAGCAGCGCGATGCAAGCTGTCAGCGACAGCACGATGGAGCGGACGCGACGTCTTCTGATGATCGGCATGGCTGGATCCCCCTCCCGCACGGGGCGTACCCCCGCCTGCCGGCCAGCCAATCAGCCGGTGCGGGGACACCGCATCGGGGCGGCCACCGGACCGCGATTGAGGGCTGGCCCTGATTGACGAGCG carries:
- a CDS encoding NlpC/P60 family protein — protein: MSIGRINRTKGIALAAITSTAVAAGVILIQGAASADPAPTLEEAKKQVAELQHQAEVSGESANDLRGQISASAARVKALQAAIAKQQGQVDGVKRQIGSLAVAGYQTSGISTTAQLLLSTNPDQFLSQASTAQAFAGQQNSALRRYQVAQGKLTDLQASEQTELSALQAVQAKQDAFKKQLQTNLDNAEKVLDKLSAADRKRIEEENAKEAEKARAERPTRGGDRESTDLPNVPASGRASIAVNAALSQLGDPYVWGADGPSSYDCSGLMMYAWGKAGVSLSHSSKAQTGEGRPVSKSDLMPGDLIFYYSPVSHVAMYLGNGRIVHAPRPGKSVEIAPMDEMPYNSAVRPG
- a CDS encoding M48 family metallopeptidase, translating into MPEPAGRSAPWIACGVLAVALVFTIAVTTPWHLIDLPKPDATLDFTTAEIARQNAFRHEILPWSTASWIISIVVPLVIGFSPLGRRLYDAVHVRLWFVAVPLTVAGVVLITSLLTVPTDVLAERVSLKYGLSVENWRLWVWDRGINWVITSLGLAVVAVVLIAFAKIWQHGWWLPGAIAAALLVLGVSFAYPVLIEPRFNHFTSMPAGAQRNEFLALAKQDGVPVKDVLVADASKRTTALNAYVSGFGSTRRLVVYDTLLKDTPPAQVRLVVAHELGHAAEDDVLHGTLIGVLGTAFGITLLYLLLGPRMADPRRVAFLVALIAAGTTLASPVQNLVSRKIEARADYHSLRLTNDPQNFVAMQHDLAVQNISGLDPSRWRYWMFADHPTPPERIAMGRAWGSENGDPVPPLVKR
- a CDS encoding glycosyltransferase family 4 protein, which translates into the protein MTVLVVTNDFPPRQGGIETFVRSLCDELPDVVVYTSREPGDRAYDAALPFPVIRDRTSMLLPTARTTKRAVGLLREYDADRVLFGAAAPLGLMGSALRRAGARRIVAMTHGHETWWAGVPGARQALRRIGDAADTLTTVSSWCEEQIIPALSPAAAQRVRRLTPGVDARRFAPGCGGEQVRKGLGLEGVPVVVCVSRLIRRKGQDTLIRSWPRVRESVPGATLLLVGGGPDREYLEELATSVGVSEAVVFTGPVPWADIPPYIDAADVFAMPCRTRRFGLEPEALGIVTLEASATGKPVVVGDSGGAADTVRHGETGYLVDPYNPAPTGVRIAELLTDQTQARQLGAAGREWVRRDWSWARSGDVLRELLEV
- a CDS encoding TolB family protein; translation: MKRALALSISLLLALCGSAAPSAGHGGRIVFSRQLDSGGSDLFVARADGSGVRKVVIPELVEDFGSARWSPDGSKLLISNLLRFDAAGELLPFRPATVRPDGSGFRMLEPPGAPDDLFCGAWSPDGKRILCGFGGDKPGVFSIRSSDGGHPIRLTTNPYGASDVAGDYSPDGDRAVIVRFRGEDTALFVVDTDGRHLRQLTPYGLAQGHELASAKWSPDGRTILFATAEGGLSLIRLRDGKLTPITLDAGGKAYYAFAPGWSPDGTRIVMSLTIDQQEDIYTARKDGTQLQRITNTPAFEPFADWGF
- a CDS encoding alpha/beta fold hydrolase — encoded protein: MPIIRRRRVRSIVLSLTACIALLATGTQPAAPTPFRTDRLELGPCADDPEFRCGTLPVPLDRRHPDGRTVPLHVEVFPHTGPADAPAGAVFITLGGPGASISAFDKYGYVDLLSTVAETRDLVFVDQRGVGLSAAIDCPDWQHGGPFYTSAAKCHDQLGDTANLYSTTDVADDLEQVRRALAYGDIDLVGASYAANDMVTYATRWKQNVRSISLGAPALTVDTDPFYAYQPKHYPALVNAVCGRSPACAAANPDPAASLAWLADRLRRTPVSGVGVDSHGVPHRITVTENLLATAIMPFNGGSFVGPGEITQAAVALQRGDAVPLLRLAADVDQANGFDAGDPREFSNGHALARICVDQPVQWDKDASPARRHQQYAAAFAAEPARYGPISKSAWDHEGYLGFQPLPCIASSWEDRPSYPSGTKIRGVPALIVTGEYDVGITPEAGRIASRVLVGSTYVELAAVGHATWFTGSCGTVLLQRFIETLAVGDTSCARTPPAGWWMPGSFPLTAAAAPPARQTAGPPAATDVRRLATVTAETVMDGLQHIASISGLVAGGLRGGTVTYDDSSPRPFVYDAARFTRDVSVSGSTTWTPDGIDGTFTVRTPAGTTASATVRGAFTHLGGTVVVTLRHDSRIQTFEIPGY